The Vidua chalybeata isolate OUT-0048 chromosome 6, bVidCha1 merged haplotype, whole genome shotgun sequence genome has a segment encoding these proteins:
- the PROX2 gene encoding prospero homeobox protein 2: MMDSRIGFEQDRDCATSGHGQGLKLEPCFQTDSHLPSPSASLIPQLLSHTVVGRNLDPTILFPSSQAVALPHDYKCGACPGEEAQALAFPRTRAPAPMPCAGDGDQLSNQHPREQLCEQHLRAKRARVESIIQGMNLPPTPRAFDMSLEAAFRHERERGGEMPQESKRKPRVPQQGMGAAGRVAPTGGSSHAKGCQQLKEQLCFLEQQLRWLQEKFYQVCDTEDTAQMQEDSEKVQPLPGKPEDRLNKDSATSTSKPHKVPLRRSVLEVCGLEEAEDRGDTGGLPSAVRVLSQALKHELSAVTSQVVDSVLKTVWLKADSHIQKHHSLPMLGPDARREYSAGGKCRKPLAKPSPMNAPGSLGSPQAEVLPRALGKGLGSYAASFSSKGVRKSSRAPSMGYSLGSAIPVQHSQLLSQLLGYGQHSLWGSDSHESPSALERGCPEPLNLPWGTVKLRSSIVRQQQHHPLPLSPASTESLALLPAGRDGHGELPAANDGVPFASTHISFGGSWRQMLEALTPGHLKKAKLMFFFTRYPSSTLLKTYFLDVQFSRCITSQLIKWFSNFREFYYIQVEKFARQALLEGVVDACTLQVSRDSELFRALNMHYNKGNDFEVPGRFLEVASLTLQEFFSAVRAGKDADPSWKKPIYKIISKLDSDIPEGFKAAGCSQELLHS; encoded by the exons atgATGGACAGCAGGATTGGCTTTGAGCAGGATAGAGACTGTGCCACTTCAGGGCATGGCCAGGGGCTGAAATTGGAGCCCTGTTTCCAGACTGACTCTCACTTGCCTTCCCCCAGTGCATCCCTGATACCACAGCTCCTCAGCCACACAGTGGTTGGCAGGAACCTGGATCCCAccattcttttcccttcctctcagGCAGTGGCCCTGCCTCATGACTACAAATGTGGTGCATGTCCTGGAGAAGAAGCTCAAGCCCTGGCTTTCCCCAGAACCCGTGCCCCAGCTCCCATGCCCTGTGCTGGTGATGGGGACCAGCTCTCTAACCAGCACCCAcgggagcagctctgtgaacAGCACTTACGAGCCAAGCGGGCCAGGGTGGAGAGCATCATCCAGGGCATGAACCTCCCACCAACCCCACGGGCATTTGACATGAGCCTGGAGGCAGCCTTTAGGCATGAGAGGGAAAGGGGTGGTGAGATGCCCCAGGAGAGCAAGAGGAAGCCAAGGGTGCCCCAGCAGGGCATGGGGGCAGCTGGACGAGTGGCTCCCACAGGGGGCAGCTCCCATGCCaagggctgccagcagctgaaagagcagctctgctttttaGAGCAGCAGTTGAGGTGGCTTCAGGAGAAGTTCTACCAAGTCTGTGACACTGAGGATACTGCCCAAATGCAGGAAGATTCAGAGAAAGTGCAGCCACTGCCTGGAAAGCCTGAAGACAGACTGAACAAGGACAGTGCTACTTCCACCAGCAAGCCACACAAAGTGCCTCTCAGGAGGAGTGTCCTGGAGGTGTGTGGactggaggaggctgaggacagaggtgacacaggtggtCTGCCCTCGGCAGTGAGGGTGCTCTCACAGGCACTGAAGCACGAGCTGTCTGCGGTGACATCCCAGGTAGTGGACTCTGTCCTGAAGACTGTCTGGCTGAAGGCAGACAGCCACATCCAGAAGCACCACAGTCTTCCAATGCTGGGGCCAGATGCCAGGAGAGAGTATTCTGCTGGTGGGAAATGCAGAAAGCCACTTGCTAAGCCATCTCCCATGAATGCACCAGGCTCCCTGGGCTCACCCCAGGCTGAGGTCCTGCCAAGAGCTTTGGGGAAGGGCCTAGGCTCTTATGCTGCCTCCTTCAGTTCAAAGGGGGTCAGAAAATCCTCTCGGGCACCCAGCATGGGTTATTCACTGGGCTCAGCCATCCCtgtccagcacagccagctgctgAGCCAGCTGTTGGGCTACggccagcacagcctctgggGCAGTGACTCTCATGAGAGCCCATCTGCTCTGGAGAGGGGCTGTCCAGAGCCCCTCAACTTGCCCTGGGGAACCGTTAAACTGAGGTCATCGATTgtgagacagcagcagcaccatcccctgcccctgagccctgccagcacGGAGAGCCTGGCACTACTGCCGGCTGGCAGGGATGGCCATGGTGAGCTGCCAGCTGCAAATGACGGAGTGCCCTTTGCCTCGACCCATATATCCTTTGGGGGCAGCTGGAG GCAGATGCTGGAGGCGCTGACCCCTGGGCACCTGAAGAAGGCCAAGCTGATGTTTTTCTTCACCCGATACCCCAGCTCCACTCTGCTGAAGACCTACTTCCTTGATGTGCAG TTCAGCCGCTGCATCACCTCCCAGCTCATCAAGTGGTTCAGCAACTTCCGTGAGTTTTACTACATCCAGGTGGAGAAGTTTGCCCGGCAGGCCCTGCTGGAGGGTGTTGTGGATGCTTGCACTCTCCAGGTCTCCCGGGACTCAGAGCTCTTCCGTGCCCTCAACATGCACTACAACAAGGGGAATGACTTCGAG gtgccagggcGGTTCCTGGAGGTGGCCAGCCTGACACTGCAGGAGTTCTTCAGCGCCGTCAGGGCAGGCAAGGATGCTGATCCCTCCTGGAAGAAACCCATTTACAAAATCATTTCCAAACTGGACAGTGACATCCCAGAAGGGTTCAaagctgctggctgctcccaggaactGCTCCACAGCTGA